In Rhinatrema bivittatum chromosome 1, aRhiBiv1.1, whole genome shotgun sequence, a single genomic region encodes these proteins:
- the LOC115073408 gene encoding histidine-rich protein PFHRP-II-like, whose product MTHCHHRIPVYPASTVIDRTHCHHIIPVYPASTVIDRTHCHHISPVYPASTVIDRTHCHHISPVRPASTVIDRTHCHHIIPVYPASTVIDRSHCHHISPVYPASTVIDRTHCHHISPVRPASMVIDRTHCHHISPVYPASMVIDRTHCHHISPVFPASMVIDRTHCHHISPVRPASMVIDRTHCHHISPVYPASMVIDRTHCHHISPVFPASMVIDRTHCHHISPVYPASMVIDRTHCHHISPVWLVHDFLNAAHPPQCCRNRIT is encoded by the exons ATGACCCATTGTCATCACAGAATCCCAGTGTACCCAGCATCCACGGTCATCGATAGGACCCACTGTCATCACATAATCCCAGTGTACCCAGCATCCACGGTCATCGATAGGACCCACTGTCATCACATCAGCCCAGTGTACCCAGCATCCACGGTCATCGATAGGACCCACTGTCATCACATCAGCCCAGTGCGCCCAGCATCCACGGTCATCGATAGGACCCACTGTCATCACATAATCCCAGTGTACCCAGCATCCACGGTCATCGATAGGAGCCACTGTCATCACATCAGCCCAGTGTACCCAGCATCCACGGTCATCGATAGGACCCACTGTCATCACATCAGCCCAGTGCGCCCAGCATCCATGGTCATCGATAGGACCCACTGTCATCACATCAGCCCAGTGTACCCAGCATCCATGGTCATCGATAGGACCCACTGTCATCACATCAGCCCAGTGTTCCCAGCATCCATGGTCATCGATAGGACCCACTGTCATCACATCAGCCCAGTGCGCCCAGCATCCATGGTCATCGATAGGACCCACTGTCATCACATCAGCCCAGTGTACCCAGCATCCATGGTCATCGATAGGACCCACTGTCATCACATCAGCCCAGTGTTCCCAGCATCCATGGTCATCGATAGGACCCACTGTCATCACATCAGCCCAGTGTACCCAGCATCCATGGTCATCGATAGGACCCACTGTCATCACATCAGCCCAGT GTGGCTAGTGCATGATTTCCTCAACGCTGCTCACCCGCCGCAGTGCTGCCGCAATCGCATCACCTGA